In Anaerobranca californiensis DSM 14826, the genomic window CCTGAAAAAGTACCAGAAAGAAATTTAAAGCTAGAAAATATATTAAAGGTAATAAATAAAGAAATGCCTTTAAGGATCCATGCCCATAGGGCAGATGATATAGCTACTGCCATTCGCATTGCCCAGGAATTTGATATAGAAATGTCGATAGAACATAGCAGTGAAGCCCATTTGATTGTAGATTATGTAGCAAAATTTAATTATCCTCTAGTGGTAGGACCATCCTTAGGGGTACCTTCAAAAATTGAAACTAAGAATAAAACACTAAAATCATTAAAGATTTTATCTGATGCAGGATTGACAGTATCTATAACCACAGACCATCCAGTATTGCCAATCTATCAGTTGATCCATGCTGCGGCATTAGCAGTTAGAGAAGGTTTGGATGAATATGAAGCTTTGAAAATGATCACAATAAATCCCGCTAAAACTTTAGGTTTAGAACATAGAGTAGGGACTTTGGAAATAGGGAAAGATGCAGATATTGCAGTTTATGATAAACACCCCTTTAATTTCACCGCTAAATGTCTATATACTTTTGTAAACGGCAAATGTGCATATAAAAGCTAAAGAGGAGCATTTTGCTCCTCTTTAATATTTCGGTAAAACAATTTTAAAAACTGCCCCGAAATTAGATGGTATTACGGAAACATCCCCACCATGTAAATGGATTAAGTGTTTAGCAATGGCCAACCCTAACCCAGCACCACTTTTCTTAGTAGAACGGGATTTGTCTCCTTTATAAAACCTTTGGAAGATATAAGGTAGGTCTTCTTCAGAAATACCAGGACCATCATCTTTAATAGTGATTTCTAAAGTTTTAGTTTTAGAAATTATTTCTATTTCCACCTTTTCTTTTGCATATCTAATGCCATTATCTAAAAGATTGACGAATACTTGTTTTAATCGATCTCTATCTCCAGTAAAGTTTATCTGTTGAGGAGCGGTTAGGATTAGTAAGATTCCTTTTTCCTCAGCTAATGGAGTCAATTGTTGGATACATTCCTCCATCAATTGGGATAAATTAAAGGGATTGCGATAAAGTTGGATATGACCTTGTTTAATTCTTTCTAAATCTAAAAGGTCATTGGTTAAATTGATCATCCGCTTTATTTCACTGACGGTAATTTTCAGATAATGGTCTTGTTGCTCAGCAGCGATAACACCATCTATCATTCCTTGAATAAATCCTAAAGTAGAGGTTAATGGTGTTCTAAGTTCATGGGAGACAGTTGATAGAAATTGGCGGTGATTTTCCTCTTGTTTAGCCAATTGTTCCCCCATGTAATTAAAGGAATCTGCCAATTGTTCTAGCTCATCATCTGTTTTAACATGGACTGGAACAAAACGGCCAGAAGCCATGGATAACGCAGCATTATTTAGTTGGATAATTGGTTTAGTAAATCTTTTAGAAAGGATAAAGGAAGCAAAAACAGTAACTAAACTGCCAGTAAGGCCAACAAACCAAATTAGTCCATTAACCCTTTTAACTATATGGGTAATATCTTGAACTGGTTGGCTAATAATGACAATTCCTAAAATTTCAGTATCTTTTCTTAGTGGAGTAAAAAGATTTAAGGCCCTTTCCGATGTTTCGGTGGAGATTGATAATTCCCTGACATTACATCCCGATACAGCTTTATTAAGTTGGGGCATAAAACTTTCTTTTAAGTAAGTTCTTTGTCCAAGGTGATGCCTTCCACCCATCATAATCATAGCTGAATTAAATAATATGGTTCCTTCTAAATCTGTTATGAGGACGATGGCATTGGTAGATTGAGAAAAAGTTCTTACTGCTATTGTAAATTCTAGATAGCTGATCTGTCCTTCCTGATATTGTATAAAAATATTAGAAATTTCTTTAGCGGTATTTTCTAACCTTCTAAATTCATCTAAATAATATAATCTTTGAAAAGAAAAACGCAAAACGGCAGAAATTACAAACAAAATAAGGACTAAAACGGTGGTATAAATAATCAACAATTTTGAAAAAAAGCTCTTTCTTTTAAACATCAAACCTTCACCTCAAACTTATACCCAACCCCCCAAACAGTGGTAATTGCCCAATCTTTATGATCGGGGATTTTTTTTCTCAATCTCTTAATATGTTCATCCACTGTTCTGGAATTCCCCGGGTAGTTATAATCCCAAATTTTTTCTAATAAATAGTCTCTAGTAAAAACTTTGTTGGGATTAGAGGCTAGGAAAAAAAGTAGTTCAATTTCCTTTGGTGAAAGTTCAATTTCCTTACCGTAATAACTAACTAAATAAGAGGAAAGGTTAATGACTAAATCTGGATAATGGATAATTTTCTCATCCCTTTCTTTTTTGTCAGTATGAGATGTATGGGTAGTAGCCCTTCGGATAGCTGCTTTTACCCTTGCTACTAACTCTCTAGGTTCAAAGGGTTTTACTACATAATCATCGGCACCTATTTCAAATCCTACCACTTTATCAATTACATCATCTTTAGCTGTTAGCATAATAATAGGAATATCACTTTCTTTTCGTATTTCCTTTAATACTTCATAACCATTTAATATAGGAAGCATGATATCTAGAATGATTAAATCAGGTTTTTCTTGACGGAAATTATCTATAGCAGATTTACCATCATAGGCGATGATGGTTTCAAATCCTTCACTGTTGAGATATAACTTAACAACTTCGCAAATATTTGGATCATCATCTATAATTAGTATTTTTTCCATGAAAATTACCCCCTTTAGAATCAAGGTTTTGCTAATTTTATAATACCACTTAAATTACAAAAATACATATATTAAATAAATAATTTACCTTTTGTTTACAACATATTTTCCTTTAATATTTTAACAAACAACAGCATTAAAAATTTTTTAAAGATTATTTTCAAATTAAAAGCCTTTAAATAAAAGGGGTAAAAGATAAAAATGAAAAAAATAAAGGGGGTTGTGAATGTGAAAATATTCATTTATTACAGAATATTCTTGACATTTAGAAAAATCCATTTTATAATTTGGTTGTAAGGTGGTCAGACCATCTGAACTGTTTTTACATAGAATCTAATAAGTAATAACAGTTTGTGCTATATGCACAATTAAAATAAAGGGGGAAAATCTAATAAAAAAAAGGGAGTGTTGATTTAATGTTGGCTTTATTGGCTGTTTTACCTATTCTAGTAACAATTGTTCTCATGACAAAGTACAATATGCCGGCAAAGAAAGTTATGCCTATAAGTTGGGCAATTGCTGTGGTTTTAGCGGCATCGGTTTGGAAGATGAGTTTTCAATGGATTGCTGGAGCCAGTATTTTCGGAGCATTATCTGCATTTAACATTCTAATAATTGTTTTTGGTGCTATTTTAATGATGAATACTTTGAAAAACAGTGGTGCAATTAAAGCTATAAATAGGGGTTTTCACGGAATTTCACCAGATAGGAGAATACAAGTAATCATCATTGCCTGGTTATTTTCAGCCTTCATTGAAGGGGCTGCAGGTTTTGGTACACCTGCGGCTTTAGCGGCACCTTTGCTAGTGGCCTTAGGGTTTCCACCATTAGCAGCTGCTATGGTTGCATTAATTGGTAATAGTACTCCAGTTTCCTTTGGAGCAGTAGGAACTCCAGTTAATGCATATAGAAATATGATTAGTGTGGAAGCATTGGCTGGTGCAGACTTAACCTTAGAGGCCTTTATCAAAAATGTAGGGATTTGGTCAGCTATTCCCCATGCCCTTGTAGGTACCTTTTTACCATTACTTGCCTTATGTATGTTAACTAAGTTCTTTGGAAAAGAAAAAAGTATTAAACCTGCTCTAAAGGCTGCCCCCTTTGCCATCTTTGCAGGTTTAGCCTTTACAGTACCTTATCTACTAGTTGCAATTATTTTTGGTATTGAGATTCCTTCTTTAGTAGGTGCAGGGGTTGGGATGATTTTAGTTATCCTTGCAGTTAAAGGAAATTTCTTAGTGCCTAAAGATACTTGGGATTTTCCACCACAGAATGAATGGGAAGAAGATTGGAAGAGTAAAGTTAAAGAAGAAGTTGTAAAAAGTGATAGTGGAGAAAAACTAATGCCTTTATGGTTGGCGTGGCTTCCTTACGGAATTATCGCTTTAATATTGGTAATTACCCGTTTGCCTAATTTGCCAGTAAAGGGATTTTTACAAAGTTATAAAATAGGTTGGAGTGGGATTTTAGGGACTTCATTAAATTATTCTTTAGATTATTTATACTTACCGGGAACAGTTCCCTTTACTTTGGTGGCAATACTGACTATATTTTTACACAAAATGGATAAAGAAGGTGTAAAAATTGCTTGGAAAAACTCTTTCAAGCAAGTATTACCTGCATCGGTAGCATTAGCCTTTGCCGTTGCTTTAGTTCAAGTTATGAGATTTTCCCAAGTAAATGAGGCTGGTATTGATGGAATGATGTTAACTATGTCTACTGCGGCATCAAATATATTCCAAGGGGCTTGGCCAATATTTTCCCCCTTTATAGGAATATTAGGTTCCTTTATGTCTGGTAGTAATACAGTTTCTAATATCCTCTTTGGTTCCTTCCAATACGGAGTTGCAGAAAGTTTAGGAATTTCCAGGACTATAATTTTGGGATTACAGACAGTAGGTGGAGCAATTGGAAATATGATATGTGTTCATAATGTGGTGGCTGCTTGTACAACTGTAGGAATATTAGGTGTTGAAGGAAAAATTATTAGAAGAAATGCTATCCCCTCCTTTATTTATGCTTTACTAGTAGGTATAGTAGGTTTTATAGCAATTTATATTTTAAATTTAGGAATATTCTAGAAAAAAATAGTTGTTAACATTTACAATCCCCTCCATTTAATATAAAATTAAACTTATAGGAATGCTAAATATTAGGTAACTAAAGTGAAATGGAGGGGGGAGTAAATTGTTTCGCCCTATAAAAGATGTAAAGGTGTATGAATTGGTTATAGAGCAAATAAAAAATATGATTATTGAAGGGAAACTAAAAAGGGGAGATAAACTTCCTTCAGAACGGGAATTAGTGGAACAATTACAAGTTAGTAGAGCTTCAATTAGGGAAGCCTTAAGTGCTTTACAGATAATTGGTTTGATCGAATGTAGACACGGGGAAGGTAACTTTATAAAAGAAAAGTTAGATAATAACTTTTTAGAGCCCCTATCAACTTTGTTTTTATTAGAAGAAAGGTCTCCCCAAGAAATTTTAGAGTTTAGAACTATTCTAGAAGTCAGCAGTGCTGCTATGGCAGCAAAGAATGCTACGCCGGAGCAAATCCTCATGTTACAAAAGGTAGTAAAAGATCTTGAGGAAAATCGCAATGATGAAAATTTGAATATCAAGTTAGATAAGAAATTTCACTATACTATAGCCCAAATTACAGGGAATCGTTTGTTATTTAATATACTAAATTCAATTTCAGACCTTATAGATATCTCAATTAAATATACTAGAAGTAAAATCCTAATGGACCCCCAAAATCAGGAAATTTTAATAGAACAACATAAGGGGATTTTTGCAGCTATAGCCAAAGGGGATCCTGAACTGGCATCAGAGCGAATGAAAAGTCATTTAGACTATGTAAATAAATGCATCATAGAATATGAGGAAAAGAGGCCTTTATCTAATTCCCTTTAAATCAATTTTTTTTAGAAAAACTGGTCTGACCATCAGACTTTAATTATAAGGAGGAGTTTTATGCCTAAATTCAAGATACCTTATTCAACTACATTTGTGGAACTGGATATTCCAGAAGAAAATTTTGCAGGGGTTTTGGAATCAAAAGCCCATCACTATGTCCCAAAGTTTTCTGAAACAGAAATTGTAGAGAAAGCTTTAGATAATCCAATTGGTAGCCCTAGTTTAGAAGAATTAGTTAAAGGTAAAAAAAATATGGTGATTATCACCAGTGACCATACTAGACCTGTTCCTAGTAAAATTACTTTACCTATCTTACTTAGAAGAATTCGTAATGCCAATCCTGATATAGATGTAACAATATTAATCGCTACTGGCTTTCACCGGGCTACTACCCATGATGAGATGATTAGAAAATTTGGTGAAGAGATCGTTAAAAATGAAAAAATGGTAAATCATGTTTGTTGGGACAAAGATAACATGGCCTATGTAGGAATTTTACCTTCTGGTGGTGAACTTTGGTTAAACAAACTGGCGGTAGAAACAGAACTCCTTATTTCTGAAGGGTTCATTGAACCCCACTTTTTTGCAGGGTTTTCTGGGGGAAGGAAAAGTATACTTCCAGGTATTGCAGGGGAAAAAACTGTTCTTGCCAATCATTGTTCAAAGTTTATAGCCAGCCCCTTTGCCAGAACTGGGATATTGGAGAACAACCCCATCCACAAAGATATGGTTTATGCCGCAGAAAAAGTTGGCCTTGCTTTTATACTAAATGTAGTGATTGATGCCCAGAAAAAAATTATCCATGCCGTTGCAGGGCATCCCCAAAAAGCCCATGAAGAAGGTTGTCAATTTGTTAAAGATCTAGCAGTGGTGGAAAAAGTGCCAGCTGATATTGTAATCACATCAAATGGTGGATACCCATTAGATCAAAATATCTATCAAACGGTAAAGGGGATGACAGCGGCAGAGGCGTCATGTAAAGAAGGGGGAGTAATTATTATTCTCTCTGCTTGTAATGATGGCCATGGTGGTGAATCCTTCTACCAGTATATGGCCAATGCATCTTCTCCTAAGGAAGTGACGGAAAAAGTATTACAAATTCCTCAAGATGAGACAATTCCAGATCAATGGGAGTTTCAGATTTTAGCTAGAATTTTGGAAAAACACACAGTATTTATAGTGACAGATCAATGTGACAAGAAAATGATCGAGAATATGCATATTAACCATGCTTATACTATTGAAGAAGCTTTAGAAAAAGCCTTCCAAATTAAAGGGAAAGATGCTTCAATAACTGTGATTCCCGACGGTGTTTCCGTTATTGTTAAATAACTTAAATTAAATATTTTTTGGGGAGGAGAAATCATGAAAATTTTTGTATGTGTAAAACAAGTTCCTGAATCATCTAATGTTGCCGTTGATGAAAATGGGGTGTTAATCAGGGATGGAGTAGAATCAAAAATGAATCCATATGATCTTTACGCTTTAGAAACAGCCCTTAAACTGAAAGAACAATTAGGGGCAGAAGTTACTGTAATTACTATGGGTCCACCTCAGGCAGAAAGTGTAATAAAAGAAGCTTATATGATGGGAGTTGACCATGGTTATATTCTATCTGATCGTAAATTTGCCGGAGCCGATGTTTTAGCAACATCTTATACCTTGTCTCAAGGGATTAAATCCATTGGCGATCCAGATTTAATTATCTGTGGTAAGCAAACTACCGATGGGGATACTGCCCAGGTAGGTCCTGCAATAGCAGAATACCTCAACATGCCCCATGTCGCATGGGTAACAAAAATATTAGAAGTTGATAATAAAAGTATTACGGTGGAAATGGATATGGCAGATACTGTGGAGATAGTTAAAATGCAGTATCCTTGCTTAATCACTGTAGAAAAAGGCATTTTTCAACCTCGATTACCCTCCTATAGAAAAAAATTGGCTACCAAAGATAAGAAAGTTGTGATGAAAACCTTTACCGATTTCTTTGACCAACAACCAAATAGGTATGGTTTAAGTGGTTCACCTACCCAAGTAGAAAGGATATTCAATCCTGAAAGCAATGGCGAAAAAGTTATTTGGGAAGGTACCGGTGAAGAATTATCTAATCAGATGTTTACTAAACTCAAAGAATTAAAATTTATTTAAGGAGAGGATGGGGATTATGGCATTAGTAGTAAACCATAACAAATGTACCCTTTGTGAAGCTTGTATAGAGGCTTGTCCTTTTGCAGCAATTAGTGTGGAAGAAGGGAAAATTGTCATCAATGCAGCTTGTAAAATGTGTAAAATTTGCATTAAAAAATGTCCTTTAGAGGCAATGGGTATTGTAGATGAAGTTAGACCTGAAATAAATAAAAATGATTGGAAAGGTATAATGGTTTATGTAGAACATGTGGAGGGTAATATCCATCCTGTAACATACGAGTTAATAGGAAAAGCTAGGGAGTTGGCCGCTAAAATAAATCATCCTGTTTATGCTCTGTTTTTAGGAGATAAAATTACTAAACAAGGGGATAAACTCCTACAATATGGTGTAGATAAAGTATTTGTTTACGACTATAAAGAACTACAACATTTTAGAGTGGATTCTTATACGGCGGCTTTTGAAGATTGTATCAACAAAGTAAAGCCAACAATAATTTTAGTAGGAGCGACATCGGTAGGTAGGTCTTTAGCTCCTAGAGTAGCCACTAGATTTAGAACAGGACTTACAGCAGATTGTACTGTCCTTGATGTCAAGGAAAACACCGACTTAGTTCAAATTAGACCTGCTTTTGGCGGCAATATCATGGCCCAAATAGTGACACCAAATCATCGTCCCCAATTGGCTACTGTGAGATATAAAGTTATGGATGCGGCAGAAAAGGTTAATAACCCTAAGGGAACTGTAGAGATATGTCAAATAGATCCAAATAAATTAAGGTCGAGGATTGAAGTCCTTAAAGTTGCTAAAAAAGAAAAGGTGGCAAGTATCAGTGACGCTGATGTATTAATTGTGGCAGGGAGAGGTATAAAAGAGAAGAAGGATATGGCAATGGTACAGGAATTGGCAGAC contains:
- a CDS encoding response regulator transcription factor, producing MEKILIIDDDPNICEVVKLYLNSEGFETIIAYDGKSAIDNFRQEKPDLIILDIMLPILNGYEVLKEIRKESDIPIIMLTAKDDVIDKVVGFEIGADDYVVKPFEPRELVARVKAAIRRATTHTSHTDKKERDEKIIHYPDLVINLSSYLVSYYGKEIELSPKEIELLFFLASNPNKVFTRDYLLEKIWDYNYPGNSRTVDEHIKRLRKKIPDHKDWAITTVWGVGYKFEVKV
- a CDS encoding FadR/GntR family transcriptional regulator — translated: MFRPIKDVKVYELVIEQIKNMIIEGKLKRGDKLPSERELVEQLQVSRASIREALSALQIIGLIECRHGEGNFIKEKLDNNFLEPLSTLFLLEERSPQEILEFRTILEVSSAAMAAKNATPEQILMLQKVVKDLEENRNDENLNIKLDKKFHYTIAQITGNRLLFNILNSISDLIDISIKYTRSKILMDPQNQEILIEQHKGIFAAIAKGDPELASERMKSHLDYVNKCIIEYEEKRPLSNSL
- the larA gene encoding nickel-dependent lactate racemase, coding for MPKFKIPYSTTFVELDIPEENFAGVLESKAHHYVPKFSETEIVEKALDNPIGSPSLEELVKGKKNMVIITSDHTRPVPSKITLPILLRRIRNANPDIDVTILIATGFHRATTHDEMIRKFGEEIVKNEKMVNHVCWDKDNMAYVGILPSGGELWLNKLAVETELLISEGFIEPHFFAGFSGGRKSILPGIAGEKTVLANHCSKFIASPFARTGILENNPIHKDMVYAAEKVGLAFILNVVIDAQKKIIHAVAGHPQKAHEEGCQFVKDLAVVEKVPADIVITSNGGYPLDQNIYQTVKGMTAAEASCKEGGVIIILSACNDGHGGESFYQYMANASSPKEVTEKVLQIPQDETIPDQWEFQILARILEKHTVFIVTDQCDKKMIENMHINHAYTIEEALEKAFQIKGKDASITVIPDGVSVIVK
- a CDS encoding electron transfer flavoprotein subunit beta/FixA family protein; its protein translation is MKIFVCVKQVPESSNVAVDENGVLIRDGVESKMNPYDLYALETALKLKEQLGAEVTVITMGPPQAESVIKEAYMMGVDHGYILSDRKFAGADVLATSYTLSQGIKSIGDPDLIICGKQTTDGDTAQVGPAIAEYLNMPHVAWVTKILEVDNKSITVEMDMADTVEIVKMQYPCLITVEKGIFQPRLPSYRKKLATKDKKVVMKTFTDFFDQQPNRYGLSGSPTQVERIFNPESNGEKVIWEGTGEELSNQMFTKLKELKFI
- a CDS encoding L-lactate permease → MLALLAVLPILVTIVLMTKYNMPAKKVMPISWAIAVVLAASVWKMSFQWIAGASIFGALSAFNILIIVFGAILMMNTLKNSGAIKAINRGFHGISPDRRIQVIIIAWLFSAFIEGAAGFGTPAALAAPLLVALGFPPLAAAMVALIGNSTPVSFGAVGTPVNAYRNMISVEALAGADLTLEAFIKNVGIWSAIPHALVGTFLPLLALCMLTKFFGKEKSIKPALKAAPFAIFAGLAFTVPYLLVAIIFGIEIPSLVGAGVGMILVILAVKGNFLVPKDTWDFPPQNEWEEDWKSKVKEEVVKSDSGEKLMPLWLAWLPYGIIALILVITRLPNLPVKGFLQSYKIGWSGILGTSLNYSLDYLYLPGTVPFTLVAILTIFLHKMDKEGVKIAWKNSFKQVLPASVALAFAVALVQVMRFSQVNEAGIDGMMLTMSTAASNIFQGAWPIFSPFIGILGSFMSGSNTVSNILFGSFQYGVAESLGISRTIILGLQTVGGAIGNMICVHNVVAACTTVGILGVEGKIIRRNAIPSFIYALLVGIVGFIAIYILNLGIF
- a CDS encoding sensor histidine kinase, which translates into the protein MFKRKSFFSKLLIIYTTVLVLILFVISAVLRFSFQRLYYLDEFRRLENTAKEISNIFIQYQEGQISYLEFTIAVRTFSQSTNAIVLITDLEGTILFNSAMIMMGGRHHLGQRTYLKESFMPQLNKAVSGCNVRELSISTETSERALNLFTPLRKDTEILGIVIISQPVQDITHIVKRVNGLIWFVGLTGSLVTVFASFILSKRFTKPIIQLNNAALSMASGRFVPVHVKTDDELEQLADSFNYMGEQLAKQEENHRQFLSTVSHELRTPLTSTLGFIQGMIDGVIAAEQQDHYLKITVSEIKRMINLTNDLLDLERIKQGHIQLYRNPFNLSQLMEECIQQLTPLAEEKGILLILTAPQQINFTGDRDRLKQVFVNLLDNGIRYAKEKVEIEIISKTKTLEITIKDDGPGISEEDLPYIFQRFYKGDKSRSTKKSGAGLGLAIAKHLIHLHGGDVSVIPSNFGAVFKIVLPKY
- a CDS encoding FAD-binding protein — encoded protein: MALVVNHNKCTLCEACIEACPFAAISVEEGKIVINAACKMCKICIKKCPLEAMGIVDEVRPEINKNDWKGIMVYVEHVEGNIHPVTYELIGKARELAAKINHPVYALFLGDKITKQGDKLLQYGVDKVFVYDYKELQHFRVDSYTAAFEDCINKVKPTIILVGATSVGRSLAPRVATRFRTGLTADCTVLDVKENTDLVQIRPAFGGNIMAQIVTPNHRPQLATVRYKVMDAAEKVNNPKGTVEICQIDPNKLRSRIEVLKVAKKEKVASISDADVLIVAGRGIKEKKDMAMVQELADLLGGQIAVTRPLIEAGWGNHSQQIGLSGRTVRPKLMITLGVSGAVQFTAGMGGAENVFAINKDPNAPIFNVAHYGIVGDLYEVVPKLIQMIKNGEDITELAV